GGACAGCTCGGCCAGCAGGCGGGCGCGGATCGGGTCGAGCGCGGCAGCGGCGGCCTCCGGCCGCTCGATGACCTCAACAGATCGCATGCCGGAAGTCTATGAATTGACAATGAATATTGTCAATATTGCTGGCCGTGCGCCGCGTTACAATCGCCCCACGCCACCGGGGAGAACGGATGATCGACAGAGCCTTGCTGGCCGACGAGGTCCACGCGCGCTTCGGCCTCCTGCCGCGTCCGCCGCAGCTTGCCCTGATCGAGCGGTCGGTGTCGGGGGCGTCGTCGCTCGGGGTGATGCCGACCGGCTCCGGCAAGAGCCTCACCTATCAGGCCGCCTCGGCCCTGCTCGACGGCACGGTGCTGGTCGTCTCCCCGCTGATCTCCCTGATGCGCGATCAGGTGGAGAAGGCCCGCGAGACGCTGCGGGTCGCCCGCCTCGACTCCACGCTGGACCTCGACGAGGCCCGCGACGTGCTGCGCCTGCTGGCCCGTGGGCAGCTCGACCTGTTGTACGTCGCTCCCGAGCGGCTGGCCAACGAGCGCTTCCTGGGGGCGCTCTCGCGGATTCGGGTGCCGCTGCTGGCCGTGGACGAGGCCCACTGCATCAGTGCGTGGGGCCACGACTTCCGGCCAGACTATCTCCGCCTGCCGCTGCTGCGCGAGGATCTCGGCAATCCGCCGGTCCTGGCCCTGACGGCGACCGCCCCGCCGACCGTCCAGGCCGACATCTGCGCCACCCTCGGCGTGCCCGACGACGGCCTCGTGCACACCGGGTCGCGCCGCCCGAACCTCTCATTGCACGTCGAGGCGCCGGCCCACCGCGAGCGTCGGCTGCTGGAGATCGTCCGTGACGATCCAACTGCGCCGACCATCGTCTACGCGCTCCGCCAGGCCGACACCGAGCGATTGGCGGCCCTGCTGGACGGGGCCGGCGTCTCGGCCCGCCCATACCACGCCGGCCTGGAGCCGGACGTTCGCGCCGAGACCCAGGACGCCTTCCTGCGCGACGAGATCGCCTGCGTCGTGGCGACCATCGCCTTCGGGATGGGGGTCGACAAGCCGAACGTTCGGCGGGTGATCCACGCCCACGCGCCGCGCAGCCTGGAGGGCTACGTCCAGGAGGTCGGTCGGGCCGGGCGTGACGGGCTGCCCGCGCTTGGCGTGCTCCTCTACGACGACGGCGACCTGCCGGCGCTGGCGAATTTCGTGGAGGCCAAGGCCCCGACCGAGGATCACGTGCGCGGCGCGCTCAACGCGGCGTTCACCTCGAAAGAGTCGGCAGAGGTCGTCGCGTTCAATCCGTACACCGTGGGCGATCAGTTCGACATGGACGCCGTGGCGGTCCGCACGCTCTTTGCGCGTCTGGAGCTGCGCGGCATCGTGCGGGCGCTGACGCCCGGCTACGACACCTATCAGCTGCCGCTCCACCACGACCCCGAGCCGGTGGCGGCGGCGCTCGGCGAGCGCGACGGCGACCTGTGGCGGCAGCTGGTCGGGCAGGCGAAGGTCGGGCGCGTCTGGCAGACCCTCCATCTGCGCGAGGCTGCGCGCGCCATCGACGTGCCGCTGGCCTCGGCGCTCTCGGTGGTGCGGCGGGCCGAGGAGGATGGCGGCGCGGAGCTGCGGGCATCGGGCGTGGTGCACCGCTTTCACGTGCTGCGCCGGCCGGACCGGCAGACCGACACGCCGGCGCTGCTGGAGTCCGTCCGCGATGCGCTCGACGGCGAGCGGCGGCGACTGGCGAACGTTCGCGGCTACGCCCTGGCGACCACCTGCCGTCAGGGGCACGCCGTCGCGTACCTGGGCGACGCCGACACCAGCGCCTGCGGCAACTGCGACCTCTGCTCGGGCGCGCCGCCGCTGACGGAGGCGCAGTTCGCGCGCCCGGACTGGCGGGCCGGGTTCGACGCCCGGCTGATCCGCAACCTGGCCGCCGACATCGGCCCAGACGACGTGGCGATCGCCCGGGCGCTCTGTCAGGTGACCACGACCCGTTCGCGTCCGTATCGCCGGCATCGGGCCTGGGGCGTGTTGGAGCGTGCACCGTACGGCGAGGTGCTGGCGCTGGTCCGCGAGACCCTCGGTACGGGCTAGTGTCACGTCTGGCGTCATTCGATTGAACCCCTCACCTGCCGACCCGCTGCGCGGCGCACATCGGTGTGGACTCCCCCGCTCCCGCCTGCGGGAGATGATGTCGGCGCAGCCGATAGTTGCGCCGCGCAGCGGGTCGGGGCGTGAGGGGTCATCCAGGCCGTCATGGGACCACCAGCGAATGTGCGATCACCGTGCGTGACCTACTGGGTCCGCGCCGCGGGCTGTTGGCCGACCGGCTACGATACCCTCCGTCTGGCTTCATGGAGGGCGCGTCGATGCGTGCGATGACCGTACTTGGACCGGTGGATGCTGCCGAGCTTGGCGTCGTGTCGCCGCACGAGCACTTGCTGATCGACCTGACCTACCGCTGGGCGGCCCCGCCCGGCGATCCCGCCCGCCGGGCGGTGGCCGAAGCGCCCCTCACGATGGGCCATCTGGGGATCGCGCGGCGGAACATGGGACTGATCCGCGACAACCTGGTGCTGGACGACGAGCTGATGGCGGCCGACGGCCTGCGTGACTTCAAGCAGGCCGGCGGCGGGACCGTCGTGGACTGCTCTCAGGAGGGCATCGGGCGGGACGTCGAGGCGCTGCGCCGCATCTCCGAGGCCAGCGGGGTGCACGTCGTTGCGCCGTGCGGGGCGTACCTGGCGTCCTCCCACCCGGACTACGTGCGCGAGTCGTCGGTGGCGCAGCTCGCCGCCCGCTTCGCGCGGGAGCTGACGATCGGCGTCGGCGACACCGGCATCCGGGCCGGCTGGATCGGCGAGCTGGGCGTCGGGCAGCCGATGTACGGCAGCTTCCTCGACGGCCCGAAGCAGATCGACGACGCGATGTCGCCGGACGAGGAGAAGGTGCTCGAGGCGGCAGGGCGCGCCCAGGCCGAGACCGGCGCGCCGATCTCCGTGCACATCTGGAACTGGCGGCCCAACCGGCTCGGGCTGATGTCGCTGGACGCCATCGAGCGCGGCGGCGGCGACCCGACCAGGACAGTGATCTGCCACCTCGACATCAACCCCGATCTCGACACGGCCCTGCGGGTGGTTGAGCGGGGAGCGTACGCGGAGCTGGATACGTTCGGCCTGGAACTCTACAACGACACCCAGGCGACCCGCTACCCGCGCGATGAGGAGCGCATCCGGCTGGCGGCTGGCCTGATCGAGCGGGGCCACCTGGAGCGGGTGCTCATCGCCCAGGACGTCTGCACCAAGACCCAGACGCTCCAGTACGGTGGCTGGGGCTACGGGCACATCAGCCGGCACGTCGAGCCGTGGATGCGGCGGGCCGGCTTCACGGACGCCCAGCTACGCACGCTGCGCGTCGAGAACCCGGCCCGCCTGCTGGCCTACCTGCCCTGACGGCAGATCTACTCGATGGTCCCGACCTCGCCCGTTGGCGAGACCGGCACGATGCCCCGCGTCCCGAACGCATCCGGGCTGTCGTCGGCGTCGTCGGGGCCGGCCGGCGGGCCTGAGCGCTTCTTACCGTTCAACTCATCCAGGTCGATGGCCATCAGCGCCGTGATCTTCAGGTCGCCATCCGTCGGCGGGCTGTAGTGCTCGCCCACGATCCGGCCCGGGAAGTAGCGGCGGGTCATCCGCTCCAGCACGGCTTCCTTCTCGTCGCGGTCCGTGACCTCGCGGGCCTTCCCGAAGCCAACGGCGCTGCGGTAGTTCGCCGAGTGGTAGAGCGCGTGCCGGGAGGCGATCAGCCCGTCGAGGATCGTCACCTCGACGCAGACCGTCTCGCCGGCCCGCAGCGTGCGGGGCAGGCGCCCGCCGCGCTGACCGTGGACGTAGACCGTGTTGTTTTCGTAGTGGTAGAGCATCGGGATGACGACCGGCAGGCCATCGGCGATGAACCCGACGTGGGCCACCAGCGACTTTTCGAGGATCTCCTCGGCCTCGTCGGGCACGGCGCGCTCGGGATGGGTGCGAATGCGGGTGCGATCGGAGACGGTCATCTGCGGACACCTCGGCGCAGGAGTGTTGCCCGAGGATACGGTGCAAGGCGGTCCCGTGAAAAGTACCAGTCAGGATGTATTTTGTGGGACCACTCTGGAGGCGTGGCGGTCAGCGGTGCGCGAGACTGCGATAGACCGCGACCGTCTCGCTGGCGATGCGCTGGTGGGTGAACCGCTCGAGCACCCGCGCCCGCCCTCGCCGCCCAAGCTCGGCGCGCAGGGCCACGTCCGTCTGGAGTCGGGCCAGCGCCGCGCGCAGGGCGTCAGCGTCGCCTTCGGGGGCGGTCAGCCCGCCGTCGCCCACGACGTTCGGGATCTCGCCGCTGTCCGAGCCGACGACCGGCCTCTCGCAGGCCATCGCCTCGATCAGCACCCGCCCGAACTGCTCCTTCCAGTTCGGCATCGTCAGCGACGGCAGCGCCAGCACGTCGAGCTGCCGCATGAGCGCCGGCACCTCCGTCGAGGGGACGCCCGGCTCCACCGACACCCGCGCTCCGATGCCAAGCTCAGCGGCGCGGGCAGGGATGGCGTCTCGCAGGGGGCCGCCGCCGACCAGCCGTAGTCGCCAGTCGGCGTCCAGGCCGCTGACGGCTCGCAGCAGCACGTCGATGCCCTTCTCCGGCGTCAGCCGCCCGACGTACCCGATGGTGAACGGCTGCTCGTCGCGTCGGCCGTCGTTCGACGGCGTGAACAGCTCAGGATCGACCCCGAACTGCGGGATCGCCGGCGTCTCGCCCCGGTAGCCCTTCTGCCGGAGCACGTCGCCAGCCTCCTGGTTCCCGACGATGGCCACCGGGCACCGCCCGTAGGTGTACTGCTCGAACCAGGAGAACGGCGGCGGGTAGCGCCGGAGCAGGTTCTGCCAGGTGAAGAAGAGCGGGCGAGCGCCGACCTTCAGGGCCGACCGGATCGCCAGGACGGTGGCGAGGTTGTACGGCTCCTCGTCCACGTGGACGACGTCCGGCCGGATCTCGGCGAGGATCCGCCCGAGCGCCGGGAAGTGGAAGAGGTGAAAGTTGCCGTCGAAGCGGATCGGCTGGACGAGCGTCCGGTACCCCTCGGTGAACCCTGCCTGATACGGATGTCCGTCCCAGGTGCGCGGCACGACGACGGTCAGGTCAACATCGGGATGCCGCGCGATCTCTTCGAGCTTGCGCTGGTACGCCGCGACGACGAGGGCCTTGGAGATCATCACGACGCGCATCGCGGACAGTCTTCACCTCTGGCGCAGGGCAAGTGGCCCTCGCCCCCGACCGAAGCCGGGGGCGAGGGCTCTGTCCCGCCGTGGACTAGATCCCGCCGATGGAGACCGTCTTCGTCTCGAGGAACGCCTCGATGCCCTCGACGCCGTTCTCGCGCCCGAGGCCGCTCTCCTTCATGCCGCCGAACGGCAACTGCGCGCCGGTGGGCAGCGGATCGTTGCAGCCGACGATGCCGTAGTCCAGCCCCTCGGCCACGCGGAACATCCGCCCGAGATCGCGCGTGAAGTAGTAGGCGGCCAGACCGTATGGGGTCTCGTTCGCCTTCTCAATCGCCTCGTCCTCGGTGTCAAAGGCGATGATCGGCAGCAGCGGCCCGAACGTCTCCTCGGTGACCACCTTCATCTCGTCAGTCGCCTGCGAGACGACCGTCGGCGCGTAGAAGAAGCCGTCGTTCAACTCGCCCTCGGTCAGCCGCTTGCCACCCACCAGCAGCCTGGCGCCCTTCGCGAGCGCGTCCTGCAGCTGATCCTCGACCTTCTCACGCGCGGCCTCGTCGATCAGCGGGCCGATCTGGGTGCCGTCAGACAGGCCGTTCCCGACCTTCAGCGCGGCAGTCAGCTTCGCGACCTTGTCGCCGAACGTGTCGGCAATCGACCGCTCGACATACAGTCGGTTGGCGCAGATGCAGGTCTGGCCGGCGTTGCGGAACTTCGAGGCGATCACCGCCTGCGCTGCCGCGTCGAGGTCGGCGTCCGCGAAGACCAGGAACGGCGCGTGGCCGCCCAGCTCCATCGAGGTCCGCTTGACGTGGGCGGTCGCTGCGGACGCCAGCATCTTGCCGACCTCCGTCGAGCCGGTGAACGTGATCTTCCGCACCAGCGGATGCTCGACGAACAGCCGCCCGATGTCAGCCGACTTCTTGCTGGTGATCAGGTTCGCGACGCCCGCCGGCAGGCCGGCCTCCGCGAAGACTTTGAAGATCTCGATGGCCGTGAACGGCGTCTGGCTGGCCGGCCGCAGCACCACGGTGCAGCCTGCTGCGAGGGCCGGGGTGACCTTGCGGGTGATCATGCTGCCCGGGAAGTTCCAGGGCGTGATCGCCGCGACGACGCCGACCGGCTGCCGCAGCACCATGATCCGCTTGCTCTCGGCGCTGGCGGGGACGGTCCGACCGTACACGCGCTTGGCCTCTTCGGCGCTCCACTGGATAAAGCTGGCGGCCTGCCGCAGCTCGCCGCGTGCCTCGGCCAGCGGCTTGCCGTTCTCCTTGGTGAGCGTCTGCGCCAGGTGCTCCAGCCGGTCTGGCTGGATCATGATCTGGTACGCGCGACTCAGGATCTCGGCGCGCTGCTCGGCCGGCGTCTTCGACCAGGACTTGAACGCGCGGTCGGCGGCCTCGATGGCCTGGGTGGCCTGCTCGACGGTCGCATCGGCGGCCCGTGCAACGACCTCGCCCGTCGCCGGGTTCTTGACGGCGAAGGTCGCGCCGCCTGTCGCCTCGATCCACTCACCGTTGATGTACAGCTGCTCTGCCGCGGCCGAACGTACGTCGACTGCCATCGTGGCACCTCCCCGTTCTGGGACGGCCCCGGCGTCAGTGCCGGGGAGCGTCTCATCACAACCGTACAAGTATGCCATGCGCGCGCGGTCTCTTCAGACGATGAGGAGTGTCAGTTACCACCGCCAGCGGACTGAACGGACATCCGACCTATCGATCCTGGGATGCCTGTCCCTTGCAACGTCCGTTCAGGCTCCCGACAATGCCAGGGGCCGCCCTGACGCGGCACTTGTGGGGGAGGGCGTCGCGTGGCGACCCGTACAGAACCGCTGACCGCTGGCAGCTCGGCGGCGGCAGCCACCGGAACGTGGCCGGCCTTCGTCCGCCGCGTGCGGCAGCTTGCGCCGGGGCTGGCGCTCGTCGTCGGACTCTCATTGTTGGCGCAGGCCATCGCGGCCGGCGAGGAGCTGCTGCTCGGCCGCGCCTGGATCGAAGGGCTGGTGCTGGCATTGCTGCTGGGCGTCGCCGTCGGCAACAGCGGGCTCGTCTCGAAGACATTCGAGGCCGGGGCGGCTTACGCGGGCAAGCAGGTGCTGGAGTTCGCCGTTGTCCTGCTGGGGGCTGGCGTCAACGCGGCGGTCATCGCCTCGACCGGGCCGCGCCTGGCGACGCTGATCGTCTCGGGCGTGCTGCTGGTGCTGCTGGTCGGGTTCGGGATCGGCCGGCTGCTCGGGCTGGGGCCGCGTCTCGCCCTGCTGGTGGCGACGGGCAACGCGATCTGCGGCAACTCGGCCATCGCCGCCATGGCGCCGGTCATCCGCGCCGAGAAGAGCGAGGTGGCAGCGGCCATCGCGCTGACGGCTGTGCTGGGCGTGACCCTGGTCCTCTCGCTGCCGATCCTGATCCCGCTGATGAGCCTGTCGTACTACCAGTTCGGGGTCGTGGCGGGGATGGGCGTCTACGCGGTGCCGCAGGTGCTGGCGGCGGCGCTGCCGATCAGCCCGATCAGCGCCGAGATCGCCACCACCGTCAAGCTGGGCCGGGTGCTGATGCTCGGCCCCATCGTGATGGCGGTCGGCCTGATCGTCAGTGCGCTTGGCTCGCGGTCGGGCGGCGCGAAGCTGCGCCTGAGCACGTTCCTGCCCTGGTTCGTCATCGGGTTCGCCGTGCTGGCCATCCTGCGGGTGGCGGGCGTGTTGCCGGATGTTGTGGCGCAGCCGGCCAGGACGGTCGGCGCGTGGCTGACGATCCTGGCGATGGCGGGCCTGGGCCTCGGCGTCCGGCTGGCGGCCATCCGAACGGTCGGCCCGAGGGTGGCCGTGGCGGTGATCCTGTCGCTCGGCGTGCTGCTCGCGACGACGCTGGTGCTGATCCGGGCGCTCGGCATCGACGCCTGAGCGCCCGGTTGGGACTACTTCTCCGCCTGCTCCTTCGCGACGTCGGCCAGCTTCAGCCCCACGATGTCCTCGAGCACCGTGATGATGGCCGGGCTGGCCCAGTCGCCGCGCCCCTTGCCCACGGTCGCCGTGAACAGCTCGGCTGACAGCCCGAGCGTCTGGAGCGGCACCCCGAGCGCCGTCGCCAGGTTGCGCCCGAGACGCAGGTCCTTCTGCCCGAGCACCGTGCGGAAGCCGGGGGTGTAGTCGCCGGTCATCGCCTGCTGCGGGATGCTGAAGCGCAGGTGGCCGTGGCCCGTGGTGCTGGCCTGGAGCACTTCGAGCGTCTTGTGGACGTTCAGGCCGGCCTTGGCGGCCAGGATCATCGCCTCGCAACTGGCGGCGAGCATCGTCAGCGAGAGCAGGTTGTGGACGATCTTCAGGGTGATGCCGTGTCCGGGCGGCCCGACATGGAAGACATCCGCACCCGTTGCTTCGAGGAGCGGTCGAACCGTCTCAAAGTCGTCGTCGTCCGCGCCAACCATGTAGAGCAGTGTGCCTTCGTCGGCCTGCTGCGATCCCCGCCCCATGGCGGCGTCCACCATCTTGAGGCCGCGCTCGGCCAGGGCTGCGTGCAGGGCCATCGAGGCCGGCGGGTCGATGGTGCTGCAATCCATGACGATGGCGCCGGGCCTTGCGCCTTCCACGATGCCGTTCGCACCGAACGCGACGGACTCGACATCAGGGCCGTTCGGCAGCACCGTCACGATGATGTCGGAGCGCTCGGCGACGGCTTTCGGCGTCTCGACGCCCTCCGCGCCCAGCACCTGGAGCGTCTCGACGGCGGCAAGGTTGGCGTCGTGGACGGTCAGCGGGAACCCGTGCTTGAGCAGGTTCTTCCCGATGCCTCGCCCCATCGAGCCGAGCCCGATGAGACCAACGCGCGTGTCTGACATGGTCGCTCCTCCTCGAAGTCGGGTGGCTGTCGTCGTCGACAAGACCGGAAGACCTCGGACCCGCGCTACCAGCCCATGCCGTAGTCGCGGCGCTCGGCGTCGTCGGTGCAGGTCGGGCAGGCCGCGCTCTCCAGCAGCGTGACGTACCCCCAGGCGTCCAGCCAGCGGACGCCGCCCCGAAAGTCCCAGCCGGCTTCCTGCACGATGTACGGTCGTTCGCAGAAGCGGCAACACGGGTGGCAGGATCGGTGAAAGAGCATCGAGCCGAGGCCGACGCCCGCCTCCTCGACCTCCTCACCGCAGACGGCGCAGACTTCGATCATGGGCACGGACGGCCGCGCGGTCAGGCTGCGCGGGGCCGGACGCGCTGTCCGGCCCCGCCGATGAGCCTTACCGCCCGGCCATGATCTCCTTGACGGCGTTGGTAGCGGCCAGCGTCAGGATGCGGGCCTCGGCGGCCAACGAGATCATCGACGCGCCCTTCTCATGCCACTCGCGGGCCGTCTTGACCGAGCCGACCATCAGGCCCGAGCCGATGCCGTTCTTCTTGGCGGCGGCGATGACCTTCTCGACATTGGCGGCGAAGCGCGGATCCGGGCTGTCGAGCTGCGGGGCCAGCCCCATGATGCCGGTCAGGTCCTGCGGCCCGACGAACGCACAGTCCACGCCCGGCACCGCCAGGATCGCCTCGGCGTTGTTGCAGGACTCTTCCGTCTCGATCTGGATGCAGACGAAGATCTCGTCGTTGGCCCGCTTGAAGTAGGTGGGCGAGTCCGTCCCCCAGGCGGCGTCGTTGCGGCCGCCGGCGAAGCTGCGGATGCCATCGGGCGGGTACTTGCAGGAGCGGACCACGGCGGCAGCCTGCTCGGGCGTGGTGATCATCGGCGCGACGATGCCCATCGCGCCCAGGTCGAGCGCGCGCTTGATGTTCTCGTCGGTGGCGCTGGGGATGCGGACCCATGGGGCGCAGCCCTGCGCCCCGATGACGGCGCACATCGCCATCGCCGTCTCCCAGTTGGTCGGCGCGTGCTCCAGGTCGACGGTCAGCCAGTCGAAGCCGGCCACGGCCATGCGCTCGGCGGCGATCACACTCGACAGGCTCAGCCAGGTGCCGATCGTCGGCTCGCCCCGGCGGATCTTCTGCTTGACGACGTTCTGCTTCATGTCGGCTCCGTACGTGCGCGCTTGAGGTGCGAAGACGTGTACCTGTTTGACCCCGAAACTGTAGCCCCTGCGAGGCCCTCGGCGTCAGTGCGGTGTGAGGGCGGCGTCAGGATTGCCCGGAATCGCGGCCTTGAACGGAACCCGGGGCGGTGGGCGCCCGTTGACATAGGCGGACGCGGCAGGCCGACCGCTCGCGGAAGGGGCTGTCGCGATCTTGATGCCCGCCGGCGTCGTTCAGGCCCAGTACTCGGTCACGGCTGCCAGGCGCACCCCTGAGGTCGAAGCGTGCTCCGTCCCCTGAGGTTCCTGGTTCGCTGCGCCCTGCTGCTGGCCGTCGTCGTCTCTGGTCTGCCCGTGCGGCCGACTTTCGCGCAGATCGCCGACCCGCAGCCGACCGACAGCCAGCAGTCCGACGCCCGGATGTTCTCGCAGACCGGCTACCGCATCGGCGACGACAAGTTGTGGTCGTACTTCAAGGCGCGCGGCGGCGTCCGGACGTTCGGCTACCCCGTCTCCAACCCGTTCACATTGCAGGGGTTCCGCATCCAGATCTTCCAGCGCGCCGTGCTGCAATTGCAGCCCACGGGCAGCGTCGGCATCCTGAACGTGCTGGACGACATCCTGCCGTACACCGCCATCAACGGCTCGCAGTTCCCGGCCGCTGACCCGTCCGTGATCGGGAAGCAGCCGAAGGTCGGGGAGGCCGGCTACCACGAGCGCGCGCTGCAGTTCGTCCGCGACAACGCCCCCGACGAGTGGCAGGGCCAGAAGGTCAACTTCTACCAGACGTTCATCGGCTCCGTGCGCGCCGATGACGCCTTCCCGAACGGTGGGGTGAACCCGGGGCTGCTCCAGGGCTTCAATCTGGAGATCTGGGGGCTGCCGACCTCGAAGCCGACCGCTGACCCGACCAACGCCAACTTCGTCTACCAGCGGTTTCAGCGCGGCATCATGCACTACGACGCCGGCTGCAAGTGCACCCAGGGCCTGCTGCTGGCCGACTACGTGAAGTCGCTGCTGACGTTGCGGAACCTGCCGCCCGATCTCGCGGCCCAGGCCGTCATGAACCCGCTCTACGGGCAGGTCGATCCGTTGAAGGCCGGCTGGGTGCGCCGTCCGGGCGAGCTGCCGGCCTCCGACCTGACCGACTCGTTCATCGGGGATGTCTCGGCGCTCAGCGACGGCCGCCAGGGGCTGCCGGTCGGCCAGCCGAGCAGCATCACCCTCGGGCCGGTCGGCAGCCAGCCGCCCGTCCCGACGCCCGGCCCGACCGTCACTCCGGGGCCGGCTGCCCCCGCCGCCCCGACGCCGCCGCCCGTCTCGCCGCAGCCCTCGAACTCGCCGCCCGCCGGCGGGAAGCCGACGATCTTTGTCGATGCCGGCCACGGCGGCAAGGAGATCGGCGCGTCCTTCACCTTTGACGACGGCGCCACGCTGATCGAGAAGCAACTGAACCTGAAGGTGGCGACCCGCCTCGCTCAGCTCCTGACGGGGGCCGGGTTCGGGGTGGTCACCAGCCGCACGGTGGACGCACAGGTCAACGGCGTCCGCGACCTCAACAACGACGGCAAGGTCAACCTGACCGACGATCTGCAGGCACGCGTCGATGCCGCCAACAGCGTGAAGGCCGACCTGCTGATCTCGGTCCACTTCAACGGCATCGACGATCCGACGAAGCGCGGCACCCAGACGTTCTACTCGGAGGGGCGCACCTTCTCGGGCCGGAACGTCGTGCTGGCCGAGCTGGTGCAAGCCAGCCTGC
This genomic stretch from Chloroflexota bacterium harbors:
- a CDS encoding N-acetylmuramoyl-L-alanine amidase → MLRPLRFLVRCALLLAVVVSGLPVRPTFAQIADPQPTDSQQSDARMFSQTGYRIGDDKLWSYFKARGGVRTFGYPVSNPFTLQGFRIQIFQRAVLQLQPTGSVGILNVLDDILPYTAINGSQFPAADPSVIGKQPKVGEAGYHERALQFVRDNAPDEWQGQKVNFYQTFIGSVRADDAFPNGGVNPGLLQGFNLEIWGLPTSKPTADPTNANFVYQRFQRGIMHYDAGCKCTQGLLLADYVKSLLTLRNLPPDLAAQAVMNPLYGQVDPLKAGWVRRPGELPASDLTDSFIGDVSALSDGRQGLPVGQPSSITLGPVGSQPPVPTPGPTVTPGPAAPAAPTPPPVSPQPSNSPPAGGKPTIFVDAGHGGKEIGASFTFDDGATLIEKQLNLKVATRLAQLLTGAGFGVVTSRTVDAQVNGVRDLNNDGKVNLTDDLQARVDAANSVKADLLISVHFNGIDDPTKRGTQTFYSEGRTFSGRNVVLAELVQASLLRNIRGAGYDTLDRGATNDSKILGQGSHYYLLGPESPTIRRPSEMPGIIGEALFVTSSEDAKALRQDKVLDGVARGYFEAIKAYFERFPK